In one Niveibacterium umoris genomic region, the following are encoded:
- a CDS encoding spermidine synthase codes for MSRPASIEARVTADGLLEFPANFLQERGVVRVLEAADTDLHHLIRLLRDGEYPRPFVIDDGKLRRLHFTLALVQSEMEIAEPFALHAAYTRKMMAFLLFQPRPKHLVIIGMGGGSLTKFCHRHLLRSRITTVEISADVIALREQFAVPPDDARLAVLCADAVEYFASTEDRADVVLLDGYDENGIVPAFCDERFYLNIRARLKPAGMLVCNLAVKGEDSAAHIDLLREVFHERLIVQEVAGDGNRIAFAFNDEGYPPDWAAVEREARVLSQKLGLDFGGFTQKLAKSAQRAQRRR; via the coding sequence ATGAGCCGCCCCGCTTCAATCGAAGCACGCGTTACCGCCGATGGCCTGCTGGAATTCCCCGCGAACTTCCTGCAGGAACGTGGCGTGGTGCGCGTGCTCGAAGCCGCTGACACCGACCTCCACCACCTGATCCGCCTTCTACGCGACGGCGAGTACCCGCGCCCCTTCGTGATTGACGACGGCAAGCTGCGGCGCTTGCACTTCACGCTGGCGCTGGTGCAAAGCGAGATGGAGATCGCCGAACCCTTTGCGCTGCACGCTGCCTACACGCGCAAGATGATGGCTTTCCTGCTGTTCCAGCCACGACCCAAGCATCTGGTGATCATCGGCATGGGCGGCGGCTCCCTGACCAAGTTCTGCCATCGCCACCTGCTGCGATCGCGCATAACAACGGTGGAGATCAGCGCCGATGTGATCGCGCTGCGCGAGCAGTTTGCAGTGCCGCCAGACGACGCGCGGCTCGCCGTGCTGTGCGCCGACGCAGTCGAGTATTTCGCCAGCACCGAGGATCGCGCCGACGTAGTGCTGCTCGATGGTTACGACGAGAACGGCATCGTGCCCGCCTTCTGCGACGAGCGCTTCTACCTGAATATCCGCGCCCGCCTCAAGCCCGCCGGCATGCTGGTCTGCAACCTCGCGGTAAAGGGCGAAGACAGCGCCGCCCATATCGACCTGCTGCGCGAGGTATTCCACGAGCGCCTGATCGTTCAGGAAGTGGCGGGCGACGGCAACCGTATCGCCTTCGCCTTCAACGACGAGGGCTATCCGCCGGACTGGGCCGCCGTTGAACGCGAAGCGCGCGTCTTGTCTCAGAAACTCGGCCTCGATTTTGGCGGCTTCACGCAAAAACTCGCGAAGAGCGCGCAGCGCGCCCAGCGGCGACGCTGA
- a CDS encoding OmpA family protein, with the protein MRLSFRLLGIGFVLFGLGATPAIGASGPDHPEVPPYPGAKMDHYDFKEYEEFQLILSKPYLRGSEYVADKLMPLEGAVTYIHYNRPESASALQIFRNYQSALRRSGFTELFTCERPCTESNLGDFQKLMKARDLYLNYSRDNQYLAAQRGNTYVSMWVNDGGIWQFVVEKGQLDDGRIAVSGNSPIAKSLSENGKVDLYGFQFDTGKATLTAASAATLKELGKVLQDNPTLKLDIIGHTDDVGGADANQQLSEARASAVAMALATQQGIDMGRLNASGRGMTQPVAPNTTDAGRAKNRRVEIVARSATAASPGGTTTASAPRATPAARQTQQQAPAQGNSQEASKGITINDAVNAIDAAAKLKGLFGL; encoded by the coding sequence ATGCGCCTTTCTTTCCGCCTGCTCGGCATCGGCTTCGTCCTGTTCGGTTTGGGTGCCACCCCGGCCATTGGCGCCTCAGGTCCGGATCACCCGGAAGTTCCGCCCTACCCGGGCGCCAAGATGGATCATTACGACTTCAAGGAATACGAAGAATTCCAGCTGATCCTCAGCAAGCCCTACCTGCGCGGCAGTGAATACGTCGCCGACAAGCTGATGCCGCTCGAAGGCGCGGTCACCTACATCCACTACAACCGGCCCGAGTCCGCCTCGGCGCTGCAGATCTTCCGCAACTACCAGTCGGCGCTGCGCCGTTCGGGCTTCACGGAGCTTTTTACCTGCGAACGCCCCTGCACCGAATCCAACCTCGGCGATTTCCAGAAGCTGATGAAGGCGCGCGATCTGTACCTGAACTACAGCCGCGACAATCAGTACCTCGCCGCGCAGCGCGGCAACACCTATGTCTCGATGTGGGTAAACGACGGCGGCATCTGGCAGTTCGTCGTCGAGAAGGGCCAACTCGATGACGGGCGTATCGCCGTCAGCGGCAACAGCCCGATCGCCAAGTCGCTGAGCGAAAACGGCAAGGTGGACCTCTACGGCTTCCAGTTCGATACCGGCAAGGCCACGCTCACCGCCGCCTCTGCCGCCACCTTGAAGGAACTGGGCAAGGTGCTGCAGGACAACCCGACACTGAAGCTGGACATCATCGGCCACACCGACGATGTGGGCGGCGCCGACGCCAACCAGCAGCTGTCGGAAGCGCGCGCCAGCGCCGTCGCGATGGCGCTGGCGACCCAGCAGGGCATCGACATGGGGCGCCTGAACGCGAGTGGCCGTGGCATGACGCAGCCGGTGGCCCCCAACACCACCGACGCGGGTCGCGCCAAGAACCGGCGGGTCGAGATCGTCGCGCGCAGCGCCACGGCCGCCAGCCCGGGCGGCACAACCACGGCCAGCGCCCCGCGCGCCACGCCTGCCGCACGCCAGACGCAGCAGCAAGCACCAGCCCAGGGCAACAGCCAGGAGGCGAGCAAGGGCATCACGATCAACGACGCGGTCAACGCCATCGACGCCGCGGCCAAGCTCAAGGGCCTGTTCGGCCTCTGA
- a CDS encoding sensor histidine kinase, translating to MRSAVLTQVECPDRAADLLTLQNEVLEAVAVGAPLHQTLDLLCRRVETLAPDVRCSVLLLDGRYLRHGAAPSLPKAYTDAIDGVEIGPSVGSCGTAAYRGEAVEVTDIANDPLWALYKHVALPHQLLACWSTPIRARDGSILGTFALYYGQIRGSAGFHRDAVKASTQLAAIAIERARMDDAEHQRLEQLADSNARIELLNRTLEQRVAARTRDLDQRNAELARAFDELQRTQGELVEVRRLASLARLVAGIAHELNTPLGNARVLATTLQSRCDEFNALRSGPLRRSDVDHFVADVVEAASLLEQAIATAVGSVGSFKAVAVEQPAAARASFAVADTLLYVSHLFAPELREIACTVRLEAAEDLILDSYPAALQQVLCALVENALLHGLPAQALPVLSLRARTVDTTSIEIAVGDNGAGIPADDLAKVFDPFFTTRLAQGSSGLGLHVAHNVVRGALGGTIRIESTPAEGTTVFVRLPRSAPIPSDPASPGARSAAA from the coding sequence ATGCGCTCTGCCGTCCTGACACAAGTCGAATGCCCCGACCGCGCTGCCGATCTGCTGACCCTGCAGAACGAAGTCCTCGAAGCGGTGGCGGTTGGCGCGCCGTTGCACCAGACCCTCGATCTGCTGTGCCGGCGGGTCGAGACCCTTGCGCCGGATGTGCGCTGCTCGGTGCTGCTGCTCGATGGACGCTACCTGCGGCACGGCGCTGCACCGAGTCTGCCCAAGGCCTATACCGACGCCATTGACGGCGTGGAGATCGGCCCCTCGGTGGGTTCTTGCGGCACTGCGGCCTATCGTGGCGAAGCGGTCGAGGTGACAGACATCGCCAACGACCCACTGTGGGCCCTTTACAAGCACGTCGCGCTGCCGCATCAGCTGCTGGCCTGCTGGTCCACGCCGATCCGCGCGCGCGATGGCAGCATCCTTGGCACCTTCGCGCTGTACTACGGGCAGATCCGCGGCAGCGCCGGTTTCCACCGCGACGCGGTCAAGGCCTCTACCCAGCTCGCCGCGATCGCAATCGAGCGCGCGCGCATGGACGACGCCGAGCACCAGCGCCTCGAACAGCTCGCCGACAGCAATGCGCGCATCGAACTGCTCAACCGCACGCTGGAGCAACGCGTCGCCGCGCGCACGCGCGACCTTGATCAACGCAATGCCGAACTGGCGCGCGCCTTCGACGAACTGCAGCGGACCCAGGGCGAACTGGTCGAAGTGCGCCGGCTCGCCAGCCTGGCGCGGCTGGTTGCCGGTATCGCCCACGAACTCAACACGCCGCTCGGTAACGCGCGTGTGCTGGCCACCACGCTGCAGTCGCGCTGTGACGAATTCAATGCCCTGCGCTCGGGGCCGCTGCGCCGCTCTGATGTCGACCATTTCGTGGCGGACGTCGTCGAGGCCGCCAGCTTGCTGGAGCAAGCGATCGCAACCGCGGTCGGCAGCGTCGGCAGCTTCAAGGCGGTGGCGGTGGAGCAGCCCGCCGCCGCACGCGCCAGCTTCGCGGTGGCCGACACCCTGCTTTACGTCTCGCATCTCTTTGCGCCGGAACTTCGCGAGATCGCATGTACCGTCAGGCTCGAAGCCGCCGAAGATCTGATCCTCGACAGCTATCCCGCCGCGCTGCAGCAGGTCCTGTGCGCGCTGGTGGAAAACGCGCTGCTGCATGGCCTGCCGGCGCAGGCGCTCCCGGTGTTGAGCCTGCGCGCCCGCACGGTCGACACCACGAGCATCGAGATCGCGGTTGGTGACAACGGTGCCGGAATCCCGGCGGACGATCTCGCCAAGGTGTTCGACCCCTTCTTCACGACACGACTCGCGCAAGGCAGCAGCGGGCTCGGCCTGCATGTGGCGCACAACGTGGTGCGCGGCGCCCTGGGCGGCACGATCCGGATCGAGAGCACGCCGGCGGAGGGCACGACCGTGTTCGTGCGCCTGCCCCGCAGCGCGCCTATTCCGTCGGACCCGGCAAGTCCAGGGGCGCGAAGCGCGGCTGCGTGA
- a CDS encoding M14 family zinc carboxypeptidase has product MPPAELALQIELERVIRQGEGHLDAQVLCEVASGRLRFPVYAISLGNPAPEAPAIGFFGGIHGLERIGAEVVIEFLRSLVVRLRWDALLHRQLETLRIVFMPLVNPAGVWRNTRANPNGVDLMRNAPVDALEQVPFLLGGQRLTRWLPWFRGPSNAPMEAESQALCDLVDRELLSRSFSIAVDCHSGFGLRDRIWFPFAHTSEPIRHLPEVHALKEIFDQTHAQHSYVFEPQSLSYLTHGDLWDYLYLRATQASTRIFLPLTLEMGSWLWVKKNPRQLFSRHGMFNPGIAHRQQRVLRRHMQWLDFMARAASSHSRWLPAPQERSRHYELAMRDWYGSGTGAT; this is encoded by the coding sequence ATGCCACCCGCTGAACTTGCGCTGCAGATCGAACTGGAACGCGTGATTCGCCAGGGCGAAGGCCACCTCGATGCCCAGGTACTGTGCGAAGTCGCAAGCGGCCGCCTGCGCTTCCCGGTGTATGCGATCAGCCTCGGCAACCCCGCGCCGGAGGCCCCCGCGATAGGCTTCTTCGGCGGCATTCACGGGCTGGAGCGGATCGGCGCCGAGGTGGTGATCGAGTTCCTCCGCAGTCTGGTGGTGCGGCTGCGCTGGGACGCGCTGCTGCACCGCCAGCTCGAAACCTTGCGCATTGTGTTCATGCCGCTGGTGAACCCGGCCGGCGTGTGGCGTAACACGCGTGCCAACCCCAACGGCGTCGACCTGATGCGCAACGCGCCGGTGGACGCACTCGAACAGGTGCCGTTTCTGCTCGGGGGGCAGCGGCTGACACGCTGGCTGCCCTGGTTTCGCGGCCCCAGCAATGCCCCGATGGAGGCCGAAAGCCAGGCCTTGTGCGACCTGGTCGATCGGGAACTGCTGTCGCGCAGCTTCAGCATAGCGGTGGACTGCCACTCCGGCTTCGGCCTGCGCGATCGCATCTGGTTCCCCTTCGCGCACACCTCGGAACCGATCCGGCACCTGCCCGAAGTGCACGCGCTCAAGGAAATCTTCGACCAGACGCACGCCCAGCACAGCTACGTCTTCGAACCGCAAAGCCTGAGCTACCTCACGCACGGCGATCTCTGGGACTACCTCTACCTGCGCGCCACGCAAGCCTCGACGCGCATCTTCCTGCCGCTCACGCTGGAGATGGGGTCCTGGCTGTGGGTGAAGAAAAACCCGCGCCAGCTCTTCTCGCGCCACGGCATGTTCAACCCTGGCATCGCGCACCGTCAGCAACGGGTACTGCGGCGGCACATGCAATGGCTCGATTTCATGGCACGTGCGGCCAGCAGCCACAGTCGCTGGTTGCCAGCGCCGCAGGAACGCTCGCGCCACTACGAACTGGCGATGCGCGACTGGTACGGCTCGGGTACAGGGGCCACATGA
- a CDS encoding pirin family protein: MIQIRPAAARGHANHGWLDSHHTFSFADYYDPQQMGWSVLRVINDDRVAPGMGFGTHGHRDMEIVSYVLDGTLQHRDSMGNGTLIEPGDVQRMSAGRGVMHSEFNPSQREPVHFLQIWILPAERGIDPGYEQIRFSADDKRGRFRLVASPDGREGSVTLHQDATIHAGLFDQGETAEVKLGADRLAYLHVARGSVRLNGVPLGAGDGARIRDETLLTVDGVEQGEVLLFDLPPVADA, from the coding sequence ATGATCCAGATCCGACCCGCAGCGGCACGTGGCCACGCCAATCACGGCTGGCTCGACAGCCATCACACCTTCTCGTTCGCCGACTATTACGACCCGCAGCAGATGGGCTGGAGCGTGCTGCGGGTGATCAACGACGACCGCGTGGCCCCTGGCATGGGTTTCGGCACGCACGGGCACCGCGATATGGAAATCGTCAGCTACGTGCTCGACGGTACCCTGCAACACCGCGACAGCATGGGCAACGGCACGCTGATCGAACCGGGCGACGTGCAGCGCATGAGCGCCGGACGCGGCGTGATGCACAGCGAATTCAATCCGTCGCAGCGCGAGCCGGTGCATTTTCTGCAGATCTGGATTCTGCCGGCCGAGCGTGGCATCGATCCGGGTTACGAACAGATCCGCTTCAGCGCGGACGACAAGCGCGGCCGCTTCCGGCTCGTGGCTTCACCCGACGGTCGCGAGGGCAGCGTCACGCTGCATCAGGACGCGACGATCCACGCCGGCCTGTTCGATCAGGGCGAAACGGCCGAGGTGAAGCTTGGCGCCGATCGCCTGGCCTACCTGCATGTCGCCCGCGGCAGCGTCAGGCTCAATGGCGTCCCGCTCGGTGCCGGCGATGGCGCCCGCATCCGCGACGAGACGCTGCTGACGGTCGATGGGGTCGAGCAGGGCGAAGTGCTGCTGTTCGATCTGCCGCCTGTCGCGGACGCCTGA
- a CDS encoding flavin reductase family protein — MPDPDDQPEFDTLAFRRALGEFATGITVVTARTPEGRRVGLTVNSFNSVSLSPPLVLWSLARHLPVMDDFLRCSHYAINVLASHQHPLSQRFATRSEDKFVDLDVGEGIGGAPLLHGCCAWFECRNGIRHDGGDHVIFIGEVERFERGGGEPLIYHAGRYRYLSVD; from the coding sequence ATGCCTGATCCCGACGACCAGCCCGAATTCGACACCCTGGCCTTTCGCCGCGCACTTGGCGAGTTCGCCACCGGCATCACGGTGGTCACCGCGCGCACGCCGGAGGGGCGGCGCGTCGGTCTGACGGTCAACTCTTTCAACTCGGTGTCCCTCAGCCCGCCACTGGTGCTGTGGAGTCTCGCGCGCCACCTGCCGGTGATGGACGACTTCCTGCGCTGCTCGCACTACGCGATCAACGTGCTGGCCTCGCACCAACACCCCTTGTCGCAGCGATTTGCGACACGTTCCGAAGACAAGTTCGTCGATCTGGATGTCGGCGAGGGGATAGGCGGCGCCCCGCTGCTGCATGGTTGCTGCGCCTGGTTCGAGTGCCGCAACGGCATCCGCCACGACGGTGGCGATCATGTGATCTTCATTGGTGAGGTGGAGCGTTTTGAGCGCGGCGGCGGCGAACCCCTGATCTACCACGCCGGACGGTATCGCTACCTGTCGGTCGACTGA
- a CDS encoding protein adenylyltransferase SelO → MNAIDTLLRPFDELAFDDLFVRSHTADPGTHNQPRQVPGAAYSRLAPTPVVAPRLLAWSDRLGESLGIARPQRPDGIEAQVLGGNRVLPGMQPYAARYGGHQFGQWAGQLGDGRAITLGEILDTHGARQELQLKGAGRTPYSRHADGRAVLRSSVREFLCSEAMHHLGIPTTRALSLVATGEGVVRDMFYDGNPQTEPGAVVCRVAPSFVRFGNFEIFAAENEANNLRGLADWIIRHHYPQLGEPGPATYAAWFAEICRRTADMVVHWMRVGFVHGVMNTDNMSILGLTIDYGPYGWLEDFDLRWTPNTTDAQGRRYCYGQQPQIAYWNLTRLAGALSDLAADDDALRAGLETYRQRFGQQWSRALADKLGIDAIEGDADDPLIIDLFALLQQAETDMTLFFRLLAAVPVGDSASPEARLATLREAFYAPNLLDGTHGHAVAEWLDRYAARVRQLGEPTELRVARMNRTNPKYVLRNWIAQQAIDAASEGDTAPIERLLQVLQRPYDEQPEHADLFAKRPEWARQRPGCSALSCSS, encoded by the coding sequence ATGAACGCAATCGATACCCTGCTGCGCCCGTTCGACGAACTCGCCTTCGACGACCTGTTCGTGCGCTCCCATACGGCCGATCCGGGGACGCACAACCAGCCCCGGCAGGTGCCCGGCGCGGCCTACAGTCGCCTGGCGCCGACGCCGGTGGTCGCGCCCCGCCTGCTGGCGTGGTCGGACCGGCTGGGCGAGTCGCTCGGCATCGCCCGCCCGCAACGACCGGACGGCATCGAGGCCCAGGTGCTGGGCGGCAACCGGGTGCTGCCCGGCATGCAGCCATACGCGGCGCGTTACGGCGGCCATCAGTTCGGGCAGTGGGCTGGCCAGCTCGGCGACGGGCGCGCGATCACCCTGGGCGAGATCCTGGATACGCATGGCGCGCGGCAAGAGCTGCAGCTCAAGGGCGCCGGCCGCACGCCTTACTCGCGCCATGCCGATGGCCGCGCGGTGTTGCGTTCTTCGGTGCGTGAATTTCTCTGCAGCGAGGCGATGCACCACCTCGGGATTCCCACGACGCGAGCCCTGTCGCTGGTGGCGACCGGCGAAGGCGTGGTGCGCGACATGTTCTACGACGGCAATCCGCAGACCGAACCGGGCGCCGTCGTGTGCCGCGTCGCGCCCTCCTTCGTGCGTTTCGGCAACTTCGAGATCTTTGCCGCCGAGAACGAAGCGAACAATCTGCGTGGCCTCGCCGACTGGATCATCCGCCATCACTACCCGCAGCTTGGCGAGCCGGGCCCCGCGACCTATGCGGCGTGGTTCGCCGAAATCTGCCGTCGCACCGCCGACATGGTGGTGCACTGGATGCGGGTGGGCTTCGTGCACGGGGTGATGAACACCGACAACATGTCCATCCTTGGCCTCACGATCGACTACGGCCCCTACGGCTGGCTCGAGGATTTCGACCTGCGCTGGACGCCCAACACCACCGACGCCCAGGGCCGGCGCTACTGCTACGGCCAGCAGCCGCAGATTGCCTACTGGAACCTGACGCGGCTGGCAGGCGCCCTGAGCGATCTGGCTGCCGACGACGACGCGTTGCGCGCGGGCCTCGAAACCTACCGCCAACGTTTCGGCCAGCAATGGTCGCGCGCGCTCGCCGACAAATTGGGCATCGATGCGATCGAAGGCGACGCGGACGACCCGCTGATCATCGATCTGTTCGCGCTGCTGCAGCAGGCCGAGACCGACATGACGCTGTTCTTCCGTTTGCTCGCCGCGGTGCCGGTGGGCGACAGTGCCTCGCCGGAGGCGCGCCTCGCCACGCTGCGCGAAGCCTTCTACGCGCCGAACCTGCTTGATGGCACGCATGGCCATGCGGTGGCCGAATGGCTCGACCGCTATGCCGCGCGGGTGCGCCAGCTCGGCGAGCCGACAGAATTGCGCGTCGCGCGCATGAACCGCACCAATCCGAAATACGTGCTGCGCAACTGGATCGCCCAGCAGGCCATCGATGCAGCGAGCGAGGGCGATACCGCGCCGATCGAACGCCTGCTGCAGGTGCTGCAGCGCCCCTACGACGAACAGCCAGAGCACGCCGACCTGTTCGCAAAACGCCCCGAGTGGGCACGCCAGCGGCCGGGCTGCTCGGCCTTGTCCTGCAGTTCCTGA
- a CDS encoding alpha/beta fold hydrolase: MNRPTPWILLRGLTREQGHWGCFPERLQAAQAGCAVHCIDLPGNGVLNHVASPTRVEVMVDAARAELMRQGIAPPYRIVAMSLGAMLTVCWAHAHPLEIERAVLINTSLRPFSPFWQRLRPRNYAALLRLAVFGGSAAAWERTIFRATTRCVSDETACINEWIATRQARPVSRRNALCQLLAAMRYRAPLAPPRVPLLILSGARDALVDPRCSAQLAARWGAPLVTHPAAGHDLPRDDGDWVIAQIRRWQSPQPV, from the coding sequence ATGAACCGCCCGACACCCTGGATACTGCTGCGCGGTCTCACGCGTGAGCAAGGCCACTGGGGCTGCTTCCCCGAGCGCCTGCAAGCGGCGCAGGCGGGCTGCGCAGTGCATTGCATCGACCTGCCCGGCAATGGAGTGCTCAACCATGTCGCGAGCCCGACACGTGTCGAAGTCATGGTCGATGCGGCGCGCGCAGAGTTGATGCGGCAAGGCATCGCCCCGCCCTACCGCATTGTCGCAATGTCGCTCGGCGCGATGCTCACCGTTTGCTGGGCGCATGCCCATCCGCTTGAAATCGAGCGCGCCGTGCTGATCAACACCAGCCTGCGCCCGTTCAGCCCGTTCTGGCAGCGGCTGCGACCGCGCAACTACGCGGCGCTGCTGCGTCTGGCGGTGTTCGGCGGCAGCGCCGCTGCGTGGGAGCGAACGATCTTCCGCGCCACCACGCGCTGCGTCAGCGATGAAACCGCCTGCATCAATGAGTGGATCGCGACCCGCCAGGCACGCCCGGTATCACGCCGGAATGCGCTGTGCCAGTTGCTGGCGGCAATGCGCTATCGCGCCCCGCTTGCACCACCGCGCGTGCCGCTGCTGATCCTGTCGGGTGCGCGTGACGCGCTGGTCGACCCACGCTGCTCGGCGCAACTGGCGGCACGGTGGGGCGCACCGCTTGTCACCCATCCGGCCGCCGGTCATGATTTGCCTCGCGACGACGGCGATTGGGTGATCGCGCAGATCCGGCGCTGGCAATCGCCGCAGCCGGTGTGA
- a CDS encoding DUF1653 domain-containing protein gives MPTPRDTMPEPELTPLPTLRAGRYRHYKGGEYEVLGVVRHSETLEALVLYRPLYNASGLWVRPYEMFVGSVSIAGVTQPRFAPLDLPGPTE, from the coding sequence ATGCCCACCCCGAGAGACACGATGCCCGAGCCCGAACTCACCCCGCTCCCGACCCTTCGCGCCGGCCGTTACCGCCATTACAAAGGCGGCGAATACGAAGTGCTGGGCGTCGTGCGCCACAGCGAGACGCTCGAAGCGCTGGTGCTGTATCGACCGCTCTACAACGCCAGCGGCCTGTGGGTCCGGCCCTACGAGATGTTCGTCGGCAGCGTAAGCATCGCTGGCGTCACGCAGCCGCGCTTCGCGCCCCTGGACTTGCCGGGTCCGACGGAATAG
- the dbpA gene encoding ATP-dependent RNA helicase DbpA: protein MTQTTPTPESRAATGGPPFSELPLPETVLANLSQLGYHTMTPIQAASLPLALAGRDLIAQAKTGSGKTAAFALPLLMRLDTARFDVQALVLCPTRELAEQVSGEIRRLARAADNIKVLTLCGGSPARPQRESLAHGAHVVVGTPGRVLDHLDTGALQLDALATLVLDEADRMLDMGFHDDMVDVASACPADRQTLLFSATYPEGIARIAARFLRQPQTVKLAEQHAASKIRQRFYEVTPETRLDAVVHLLRHYRPGSTLAFCNTRQQCRDLTDALQAAGIVALALHGELEQRERDQVLVQFAQRSCSVLVATDVAARGLDIAQLEAVINVDVTPDPEVHLHRIGRTGRGDADGWAFSVVSPNEKRRIAIIAEAQQFEPEWHALAELEADTAPLLPPMATLQILGGRKEKMRPGDVLGALTGEAGFTREQVGKISVMELSTYVAVARDIADKAVRRLSEGKIKGKRVKVRRL, encoded by the coding sequence ATGACCCAGACCACCCCGACACCGGAATCCCGCGCCGCGACCGGCGGCCCGCCCTTCAGCGAATTGCCGCTGCCCGAGACGGTGCTCGCCAATCTTTCGCAGCTTGGCTATCACACGATGACGCCGATCCAGGCCGCAAGCCTGCCGCTCGCGCTCGCCGGTCGCGACCTGATCGCGCAGGCGAAGACCGGATCGGGCAAGACCGCCGCTTTCGCGCTGCCACTGCTGATGCGCCTCGACACCGCGCGCTTCGACGTACAGGCGCTGGTGCTATGCCCCACCCGCGAGCTGGCCGAGCAGGTCAGCGGCGAGATCCGCCGCCTTGCGCGTGCCGCCGACAACATCAAGGTGCTCACGCTGTGCGGCGGCTCGCCGGCGCGGCCTCAGCGCGAGAGCCTCGCCCATGGTGCGCATGTCGTCGTCGGCACGCCTGGCCGCGTGCTCGATCACCTCGACACCGGTGCGCTGCAACTCGATGCACTGGCGACGCTGGTACTCGACGAGGCCGACCGCATGCTCGACATGGGCTTTCATGACGACATGGTCGACGTCGCCAGCGCCTGCCCTGCGGACCGTCAAACCCTGCTGTTTTCCGCGACCTATCCCGAGGGCATTGCCCGCATCGCGGCGCGTTTCCTGCGCCAGCCGCAGACGGTGAAACTGGCCGAGCAGCACGCCGCAAGCAAGATCCGCCAGCGCTTCTACGAAGTCACCCCCGAAACGCGACTCGACGCCGTGGTGCACTTGCTGCGCCACTACCGCCCGGGCAGCACGCTGGCCTTCTGCAACACGCGCCAACAGTGCCGCGACCTGACCGACGCGCTGCAAGCCGCGGGCATCGTTGCGCTCGCGCTGCATGGTGAGCTGGAGCAGCGCGAACGCGATCAGGTGCTGGTGCAGTTCGCGCAGCGCAGTTGTTCGGTGCTGGTCGCCACCGACGTGGCCGCGCGCGGCCTCGACATCGCGCAGCTCGAAGCAGTGATCAACGTCGACGTCACGCCTGACCCGGAAGTGCACCTGCACCGCATCGGCCGCACCGGCCGTGGCGATGCCGATGGCTGGGCATTCAGCGTGGTCAGCCCGAACGAGAAACGCCGCATCGCGATCATCGCCGAGGCGCAGCAGTTCGAGCCCGAATGGCACGCGCTCGCTGAGCTCGAAGCCGATACCGCGCCGCTGTTGCCGCCGATGGCGACGCTGCAGATCCTTGGTGGACGTAAGGAAAAAATGCGGCCCGGCGACGTGCTCGGCGCGCTCACCGGCGAAGCCGGCTTCACTCGCGAGCAGGTCGGCAAGATCAGCGTGATGGAGCTGTCGACCTATGTGGCGGTGGCGCGCGATATCGCCGACAAGGCGGTGCGCCGCCTGTCGGAGGGAAAGATCAAGGGCAAGCGCGTCAAGGTACGGCGGCTCTGA
- a CDS encoding substrate-binding periplasmic protein produces the protein MLQQFRGAMPKALALAAMVLCCPATDAAPTAPLVIDVEDAAAPWSQADGSGAANEIVQTAFAHAGRKILLRVVPYARCKAELLAGSVVGCVAVGGDEAMGRQVRLPKTPLYRVTTVLVSFRKVDSCDAAAWQGATIGRVNGYEYAPRFEQLVRQPHIDVSVALSETLALRMLAAGRMDAVALQLDPLKTLDFVVRDAGLASPPRVACELGPLDSHIGFSLQHPDGARALADFERGHAAAMADGSVARILSRWRERLLEQTAPEKNDKPR, from the coding sequence ATGCTGCAGCAGTTCCGCGGGGCAATGCCTAAAGCCCTGGCGCTGGCCGCCATGGTGCTGTGCTGCCCTGCGACTGACGCAGCCCCAACGGCTCCGCTGGTGATCGATGTCGAGGATGCCGCTGCGCCCTGGTCGCAGGCCGACGGCAGCGGCGCCGCCAACGAAATCGTGCAGACCGCCTTCGCGCACGCGGGCAGGAAGATCTTGCTGCGGGTGGTGCCGTATGCCCGCTGCAAGGCAGAGCTGCTGGCCGGCAGCGTGGTCGGGTGCGTCGCGGTGGGCGGTGACGAAGCCATGGGTCGGCAAGTCCGTTTGCCAAAGACGCCGCTGTATCGCGTGACGACCGTATTGGTCAGCTTCAGGAAGGTCGACAGCTGTGACGCCGCGGCGTGGCAGGGTGCCACCATCGGCCGCGTCAACGGCTATGAGTACGCACCGCGCTTCGAACAGCTTGTTCGCCAGCCGCATATCGACGTCAGCGTCGCGCTCAGCGAAACGCTCGCGCTGCGGATGCTCGCGGCCGGTCGGATGGACGCGGTGGCGCTGCAACTCGACCCGTTGAAGACACTCGACTTCGTGGTGCGGGATGCGGGCCTCGCGAGCCCGCCGCGCGTCGCCTGCGAGCTCGGCCCGCTGGACAGCCACATCGGCTTCAGCCTGCAACACCCTGATGGCGCACGCGCGCTTGCGGACTTCGAGCGCGGCCATGCCGCGGCCATGGCCGACGGCTCGGTTGCGCGCATCCTGTCGCGCTGGCGCGAGCGTCTGCTCGAGCAAACAGCACCCGAGAAAAACGACAAACCCCGTTAG